A segment of the Candidatus Obscuribacterales bacterium genome:
GTTTTACGATAAGTTCGATTCAGTGTTTTCAACACTACAAGATTTTGAGGATCTAATAGAAATTCTGACTAGAGCAGTTTCTAAAGAACAGGAAGATTTTTGCTTGGCAAGATGTTGTCTGCTTGGGAACGCGCTTGTTGATTTGGTCAATTTTCTTGATCCCAGTAATCAATACGTTTCAAAGATGGATCGTGAAAAAGTCATAGTGCCAGGATTAGAAGCTTATGTTCAGTAAATTAATTGGTATATTAGTTACAGCCGCCCAACAATTGCGTTGCAGCGGGCTGAAGGAAGCCGCTGGTGCTGAGTTCGAGACTCTGGCAGCCGCTGAACGCAACCGTTAGACAACTTCTGTAATACTTGGTTGAGCACAACATGTTTCTCAACCATGCAGCACAACTCAATCGCTCCTACACGCCAGCCTGTTCCTGAGGGCGATCGCTCCTGTACCTTCCCCTGCTCAAGGGCGATAGCTCCTACACATTAGCCTGATTCTGAAAGCGATCGCTTCTCCCATTGATTCCAAGATTCACCCAAAACAGTCAACACCCTAAGCTTCGAGCAGCTCCCGAATCGCTGCTTCAATCACCGCCGTTGCCTCCCGATTTCGGCCAGGACCACCGGCATAATGCCCCCAAACCGAATCAATCACCCGCAGTTCTGCATTAGGCATCTGCGCCACCTCCAGCGCATTATCCTCCGGTGTGAAATACAAATCCGTCGCACAAGGCATAATTAACGAACGAGCAGCGATCGCCCCTAAAGCAGCGGAAAAATTCTGATTATAGCGAGGATGATCGCTGATATCGCCGTGGTACCAAGCCTCCATCATCGCCAGCAAATCATTGGCATCCCAAGCTAGATGGTCGTCCTCCCACCAGCGCAGCAGATCCGCCAGGGTATCGAAGCCCAACTCTTTGTAGAGCCCCTCGCGGTAAAACGTTTGGGAGTAGACCCAGCCAGCATAGACGCGACCAAAGGCTTTCAGTCCCTGCACTGGGGGCTGTTGATAAAACCCATGATTCCAGGTGCCATCGGCAGTCAGGGCAGCGCGAACACCTGCCAGAAAAACCTGATTGTGGGGCGAGGTTTTGGCAGCACCACAGATGGCGAGCATGGTATTGACCTGATCGGGATAGAGAGCTGCCCAGTGGTAAGCCTGCATAGCTCCCATCGACCAACCTAGAACAAGGGCGATCGCTTCGATGCCAAACTGTTCCCACAGGAGCCGATGTTGACAGCGCACATTGTCGTAGAGCGACACCCGAGGA
Coding sequences within it:
- a CDS encoding alpha/beta fold hydrolase, with the translated sequence MDYQYFELGDLELQSGDILPNAKLAYATYGTLSDRKDNVVLFPTYYTGTHRSNAAIIGATWALNPDRYFIIVPNLFGNGLSSSPSNTGLGGDFPRVSLYDNVRCQHRLLWEQFGIEAIALVLGWSMGAMQAYHWAALYPDQVNTMLAICGAAKTSPHNQVFLAGVRAALTADGTWNHGFYQQPPVQGLKAFGRVYAGWVYSQTFYREGLYKELGFDTLADLLRWWEDDHLAWDANDLLAMMEAWYHGDISDHPRYNQNFSAALGAIAARSLIMPCATDLYFTPEDNALEVAQMPNAELRVIDSVWGHYAGGPGRNREATAVIEAAIRELLEA